The DNA sequence CGCGGATTCGTCGAGGCTGGCGGCGCGGTGACGGTGTCCTCCTACGGCTGGCCCGGCTACTGCAGATACACGTTGGCGATGATGAGCACCGGCCAGGCGACAATTTCTCCCAGCATAGAGAACAGCTTGTCCAATCCGGTGAGTTGTTCAAGGTGGTCACGGTGGGTCATCGCCCAAATCACGCCAATCACGAAGTACGGCACGCCAACGACGATCGCCAGATAGACGAGCTGGCGGATGCTGAGGCGACGGTCGAGCAGATCCTTGATCATGATGTGTTCCTTCTCAATCATCCAACGGTGCCGAGAATCGGCTCGGACTCTCTAATTCCCTCGTCGCTGGGAGCTTGTCCCTCTCCGAACACGCGTGCCTTCTGCTTATCCCGGAGTCCACGGTGCGCCTGGCTCGGAATCTCATAGCCGTAAAGCTCCTGAGCCTCCCTGGGCGTCATGGTGATCGGGCTTTTCGGCGGTACCGACAGCAGCACGCGGGCGCCGATGGGCACGGTGCCGGGTGAGATCAACCGGAGCAGGATCAATTGCAGCCGTTTGCTCATGCTGATCGCCGTGAATGCGGCGCTCATCGGTGGCACGATCGCCGCGTCGAGCAGGGGGGCAACGCTGAGCCCGGCCATCTCGCGCATCCACCGGGGCATGGTCGCCAAGGTGCCCCGGCGCAAGAACCATGTGATCACCTTGGTGAACGGTCGCAACACCAGCGGCATCGGCGGCAGCATCACCTCGGCGCTGAGCAAGTGCCGCATCGCCTGTCGGGCGATATCAGAGCCGAGGAGCAGCGGCCGCATCATCTCGAAGTACTCGCTTACCCCCTCACGCGTTCGGGGGATGTCCCGCGGGTCGCATGTCTGCAATTCGGCGGCACGGGCGCATTCGGTCCAGAACTGCGCTTCTTCCCCGTCAGAAAGCCGCCCTGGGCCGTACTTCTCATAGGCGAGCAGAATCGAATGCCAGGCGGTGAGGTGAATCCACAACTGCGATGCGGGATTGTTCGCGTCGTAGTTGTCGCCGGTGACCGGATCGACGCCGATGGCCTTGGAATGAATTTTGACCAGAACATCGGCAGCCTTGGCTGTCGACCTGCTGTCATCAAAGGCGACCATCGCAAAGTACCGCAAGGTCCGGTCATAACGGGTCCGTGGCCGCGCATAGATCTCATGCGTCTTATCCACGGCCGCAATCAATCCGGGATCGAGTTCCTCGATCACCACGGCACGCTGAAACCCAATGGACAGTGACGTCGGGTAGCTCCACACGCGCCATGACACCGATTCGGGGCCAAAGAAGCCGTAGTCCTCAGCAGGTTCAACCTTCGGTAGTGACAGCCACTCCCGGATCACACTCACAGGCCCGCTCCCTCTGCATCAGTAATCCTACGACATGTAGGAATTTAATACACTGTGTAGGATTCATCACTGGGTCGCTTACGTCAAGGGGTCGCGCGTCAACAATTGCCCCACCGCCCGAACCCCGCATGCACACGAGATCTGCAGTGATTACTACAAGGCGTAGTTGGCAGTGGCATAGACTCATCGCGTGCTATATCGGGCGTTTTTGCGGGTAGTCGATCTACTGCCGATGCCGAGCCTGCGGACGCAGCGCCTCATCGCCGCGGCGGTAGTGCTGACCCAGGGCGGAATCGCCGTGACCGGTGCCGTGGTTCGCGTCACCGCCTCCGGCCTGGGGTGCCCCACCTGGCCACAGTGCTTCCCCGGGAGTTTCACCCCCGTCGCCGTCGCCGAGGTGCCGCGCATCCATCAAGCCGTCGAATTCGGCAACCGGATGATCAGCTTTCTGGTGGTCATCACCGCTGCGTTGGCAGTACTCGCCGTCACACGTGCTCGGCGCCGGCGCGAGGTCCTCGTGTACGCCTGGTTGATGCCGGCCTCGACGGTTCTGCAGGCGGTCATCGGTGGCATCACCGTACTGACCGGCCTGTTGTGGTGGACGGTCGCGATCCATCTGCTGGTATCGATGGGCATGGTGTGGCTGGCGACACTGCTCTACGTGAAAATCGGTGAGCCCGATGTCGTTTCCGATTTCCCCATGGTGCCGCCGCCACCCGTACCGCTGCGCCGGCTGACCGCACTGATCGGCGTGACATTGGCCGCGGTCCTGGTGGCCGGAACACTGGTCACCGGAGCAGGACCACATGCCGGCGACAAGAGCGTGACCCGCGTGGTGCCCCGGTTACAGATCGAGATCACCACACTGGTGCATGTGCACGGCACGCTGCTCATCGCCTACCTGGCACTGCTGCTGGGGCTGGGATTCGGGCTGGCGGCGGTCGGTGTGACCAGACCCATCTGGGCACGCTTCACGGTGCTGGTGGCACTCACACTGGCCCAGGGCTTCGTGGGCGTCGTGCAGTTCTACACGGGGGTGCCCGCGGTGCTCGTCGCCGTCCACGTCGCCGGCGCGGCCGCATGCACGGCGGCCACCGCTGCGCTGTGGGCGGCGCTGACCTCCCCGGCGCTAGCCGCGTCGGTGCTGCCCCAGCGGGCCCAGGCCCAGGCGCTCTAACGCATCCTCGACCCCGATCACAAACTTTCGTTGCGCCAGGTCGCGCTCCTCGGTCTCCAGCTGACGCCATCCCAGAGACGGTTCGACCAGTTCCAGCTCTAGCAACCGTGGGTCGTCGTCGTGCACCCCGCCGATGACATCGACGCGCGCATACAGCAGTTCCGTCATGGCGACACCTGATTTCGTGGCCGCCGCGGCGAGCGCGGTCGCACCGAATCTCCACAACGCCGACGACGGCTTCACCGGCGCCAGCTGCTCGGCGTGGAACAGGCCCGACTTGTCGACCTCGGCGGCGGCACCCGGCGGAGGCAGCAACGCCCCCTTGATAAACGCATGGGAAGGTTCACCGTTGAGGAAGACCAAGGCCGTCTCGCCGTGCATGTCGACGCGCGGGTCGTAGGGCTGAATGAGCAGCGTGCGGCCCTCATCTTGTAGCGCCTCGGCATGATTGCGTGCGGCCTCCGGGCACGTGAAGCGGCCCGCACCGCGCGAACCGCCGGCCACCGCGGGCTTGATCACCAGTTCGCCGTCGGGCAGGACGATCGGCTCATCGGGTGCGAAGAAAGTGCTCGGGACAGTTGGAATGCCCACTGCGGCAAGATCATTCAGATAGCGCTTATCGGTGTTCCAGCGCACTACCGGCAGCGGGTTGAGCACATTGCGCACCGATCCGGCCCAATGCAGGAACTCATCCAGGCGTTCGGGATAGTCCCAGGTGGCACGGAGAATCACGAGATCTGCCTGCGCCGCCTCGGGGTCATCCCAGGACAGCCACTGAGCGTGCAGATCGCGAACACGCAACGCGGCAACAAGTTCGGCGTCGTCACCGTCACCGGAGACGAGTTGTGGGCAACCGGCCAGAACGATGCGCGGATGGAAGATATCCGGCCGTCCCAGCCTTACGTCCGGGCGACCCACCCGGCCATCTTCTTGGCGTGACCCGGTGCCGGGTTGGCAGTACTGACCAGTTCGCGGTCCCATTCCTCGACAGGCTCGATGCCTTCGACGGCTGCCACAGCAGCGTGCGCCGTGGCGAAGTCGGCGACCACCTGATCACCCAGGATGCCGTCGGCACCGACCAGGGTGATCCGGACACCGGCCTGCCCGACGGGCTGCAACACGGCCTTGGTCGGCATGTGATGCGCCTTCACGAATGCGGTCAGTGCGCGATGCACGGTCGACGGAACGGACACCTTCGCGTCTGGCTGGGCTTCGTCGGTCATATGTAGAGCGTACGTGGCCTGGATACTGGTACCCATGCGCGCCATCGAAGTGCCTGTGACCGGCGGACCCGACGTCCTCACCCTCGTCGAAAAGACCGACCCGACACCGGGCCCCGGCCAGGTGCTGATCGACGTCGACGCGGTGGGGGTCAACTTCCGCGATATCTATCTACGCAACGGCAGCTACCCCGCTCCGCTCCCCCATATCCCGGGGTCCGAGGTCAGCGGAGTGGTGAGGTCAGTCGGCGAGGGCGTCGAGAACCTCGTCCCCGGAGACCGCGTAGCCAGCCCGGTCGCGGCCTGGGGGTATGCCGAATCCACCACTGCACCCGCAGATTTCACCGCGAAAGTGCCCGAAGGCCTGTCCGCAGAAGTTGCCGCGAGCGCACTACTGCAAGGCATCACCGCCCATTACCTGCTCACCTCGGTCTACCCCGTAGCGGCGGGTGACACCGTGCTGGTGCACGCCGGCGCCGGCGGTATGGGCTTGCTGCTGACCCAATGGGCATCCCATCGCGGCGTCAGGGTCATCACCACCGTGTCGAGCGAGGCCAAAGAGAAGCTGTCGCGCGAGGCCGGCGCCGCCGAGGTGCTGCCCTACCCCGATCCTGTCGATCCGGCGGAATTCGCCGCACGAATCCTGGAAATGACCTCGGGAGAAGGCGTCGCGGTCGCCTACGACGGCGTCGGCAAGTCGACCTTCGAGTCAAGCCTGGCGGCAATCCGGGTGCGTGGCCTGATCGCGCTGTACGGCGCGGCCAGTGGCCAGGTGCCACCCTTCGATCCGCAGCGCCTCACCGCCAAGTCGGCGGTGCTCACCCGCCCCACCATGGGCCATTTCATCCGGACCTCCGAAGAATTCACCTGGCGAGCAGGCGACGTGCTGGACCTCGTGTCGCGCGGGACGTTGAAGATCACCGTCGGCGCACGGTATCGGCTGGATCAGGCCGCGCAGGCGCATATCGACCTGGAGGCGCGTAGGACCACCGGGTCGGTCGTGCTAGTGCCCTAGCAACCCATTGCTCAACAACAACGGCCAGCCGACCACCGAGTCGACGGCCAGCGCGCAGAAGACGACGGCCAGATAGTTGTTCGACTGCAAGAACAAGCGCAGCGGTTTGATCGGCTGTCCCTTGCGCACGCCCGAGTACAGCTGGTGTGCCATCGCCAGGAACCACACCCCGGCCAAGAACGCGACCACGGCGTAGATGATGCCCGCGGCCAGCGCGAGTGCCAGCGTGGCCAGCACCGTCAGCCAGGTGTAGATGAGGATCAGCTTGGTGACCTTCTCCTCGGTGGCGATGACGGGCAGCATCGGGACGCCCGCGGCCCGGTAGTCCTCCTTGTAGCGCATCGCCAGTGCCCAGGTATGCGGCGGCGTCCAAAAGAAGATGATCGCGAACATCACCAACGCCGGCCACTGAATCGTGTCGGTGACCGCCGACCAGCCGATCATCACCGGCATGCAACCGGCCGCACCGCCCCACACCACGTTCTGCGCGGTGCGGCGCTTGAGCACCAGCGTGTAGATGAACACGTAAAAGGCAATGGTGGCCACGGCGAGCACACCGGAAAGCAGGTTGGCGGTCCACCACAGCCACGCGAACGCCCCGATGCCGAGCACGATCCCGAAGATCAGCGCGTTACGGGTGGTGACCGATGCGGTGGCCAACGGCCGGCGCGCGGTGCGCTTCATGACCTTGTCGATATCGGCATCGGCCACGCAGTTCAGGGTGTTGGCACTGGCCGCGGCCATGATCCCGCCGAGCAGCGTATTCAGGATGAGCAGCGGATTCACGTGACCACGATCGGCAAGCAACATCGCGGGAATCGTGGTGACCAGCAGCAGCTCGATGACCCGCGGCTTGGTCAGGGCGACATAGGCGAGGATGGTCGAAAGGAACGGGCCGCGGGCACGCGCGCCTTGCGTCTCTCGCATCCGCACCGCGCTGATCCTCCTGGGTAATTATCCGGTGAGCCAGCCGACCCGCGGCAGTGAACGCTCTACTACAGACGATGGTAGACCGACAGGGTCATGCGTCGACAACCAAGGTCGGCCCACGGAAGTGAACACAGGTTGTCCACCACCGGACTATCACATTGCCTGAATGGCGTGACCCGGCCGTGAGGCAGCGGCGCGAAATCGGCGGCACTACGATGGGCCCGTGACCGCGATCGACGAGATCCCGACCGATATCCCAACCCTCACCCGGGCCAACCACCCGGATGACTGGACTGACCTGGACTCGCGCGCGGTAGACACCGTGCGGGTGCTGGCCGCCGACGCCGTGCAGAAGGTCGGCAATGGCCACCCCGGCACCGCGATGAGCCTGGCGCCCTTGGCGTACACGCTTTTCCAGCGCCAGCTGCGCCACGACCCCAGTGACACCACCTGGATCGGGCGCGACCGATTCGTACTGTCCTGCGGCCACAGCAGCCTGACCCTGTACTTGCAGCTGTACTTGGGCGGGTTCGGCCTGGAGCTCTCCGACATCGAGGCTCTGCGCACCTGGGGCTCGCTGACCCCGGGCCACCCCGAGTACCACCACACCAAGGGCGTGGAGATCACCACCGGCCCGCTCGGCCAGGGCCTGGCCTCGGCGGTCGGCATGGCGATGGCCTCCCGCTATGAGCGTGGCCTCTTCGACCCCGACGCCGCGCCCGGCACCAGCCCGTTCGACCACTTCATCTACGTCATCGCCTCCGACGGCGACATCGAGGAGGGTGTGACCTCTGAGGCGTCCTCGCTGGCGGGCACCCAGCAGCTTGGGAACCTCATCGTCATCTGGGACGACAACGAGATCTCCATCGAGCACGACACCAAGATCGCGCTCAGCGAGGACACCGCGGCCCGTTACGAGGCATACGGCTGGCACGTGCAGACCGTTGTCGGCGGCGAAAACGTTGCCGGTATCGAAGAGGCCCTGGCCAACGCACGCGCGGTCACTGACCGTCCGTCGTTCATCGCCCTGCGCACCATCATTGGCTTCCCGGCCCCCACCAAGATGAACACCGGCGGTGTGCACGGCTCAGCCCTGGGCGCCGACGAGGTGGCCGCCACCAAGAAGATCCTGGGATTCGACCCGGACAAGTCGTTCGATGTCGCTCCCGAGGTGATCGAGCACACCCGCGCCCTGGTGCAGCGCGGCAAGCAGGAACATGCCGAGTGGGACAAGGACTTTGACGCCTGGGCCGCCCGCGACCCCGAACGCAAGGCGCTGCTGGACCGGCTGCTGGCCGGGGCCCTGCCCGAGGGCTGGGACACAGACCTTCCGTCCTGGGAGCCTGGATCCAAGGGCGTCGCTACCCGTGCAGCCTCCGGCGACACCCTGTCGGCGCTCGGTGCCACGTTGCCCGAGCTGTGGGGCGGCTCGGCCGACCTGGCGGGCAGCAACAACACCACCATCAAGGGCGCCGACTCGTTCGGCCCCACGTCCATCGCGACCTCCGATTGGAACGCCCAACCCTACGGGCGCACACTGCATTTCGGCATCCGCGAGCATGCCATGGGCTCGATCCTGTCCGGCATCGTGCTACACGGTCCCACCCGCGCCTACGGTGGCACATTCCTGCAGTTCGCCGACTACATGCGCCCCGCGGTGCGCCTGGCCGCGTTGATGAACATCGACCCGATCTACGTGTGGACACACGATTCGATCGGCCTCGGCGAGGACGGCCCCACCCACCAGCCGGTGGAGCACCTGGCCGCCCTGCGCGCCATCCCCAATCTGTCGGTGGTGCGTCCCGGTGACGCCAACGAAACTGCCTATGCCTGGGCCACCGTTCTGGAGCGTCAATCCAGTACCGGCCCAGTCGGTTTGGCGCTGACCCGCCAGGGTGTGCCGATCCTCGAGGGCACCAGCCGCGAGGGTGTGGCCAAGGGCGCCTATGTGCTGGAAGCAGCCGGTGACAATCCAGCGGACACGCCCGACGTGATCCTCATCGGCACCGGCTCGGAGCTGCAGCTTGCCGTCGAAGCCAAGAAGATTCTTGCCGCCAAGGGAATTGCGGCCTCTGTGGTGTCGTTCCCGTGTGTGGAATGGTTCGAGTCCCAGCCCCGGGAATACCGCGACAGCGTGCTGCCGCCATCGGTGCGTGCCCGAGTGGTCGTGGAGGCCGGAATCGCCCAAGGCTGGTACAAGTTCACCGGCGACGCCGGTCAGATCGTCTCGCTGGAGCACTTCGGAGCTTCCGCCGACGACAAGACCTTGTTCCGTGAGTTCGGCTTCACCCCGGATGCAGTGGCTGCGGCCGCCGAAAGGTCCATCGCAGCAGCTCAATAACCCCGAATCTGAAGGGATAGATCGATGACTGATCAGAACGCTAATCTCGCCGAACTGAGCGAAGCCGGAGTTGCCGTCTGGCTCGACGATCTCTCCCGGGACCGACTCACCTCGGGCAATCTCGCCGAGCTGATCGCCACCAGGAGCATCGTCGGGGTCACGACCAACCCGGCGATCTTCCAGGCCGCCCTGTCCAAGGGGCACGCGTACGACGCACAGATCGCCGAACTGGCCGAGCGCGGCGCCGACGTGGACTCGGCAATCCGCACCGCCACCACCGACGACGTGCGCGCTGCGTGCGACGTGTTGGCTCCCCAGTACGAAGCCTCCGAGGGCGTGGACGGTCGAGTCTCCATCGAAGTGGACCCGCGCCTGGCCCACGACACCGACAAAACCATCCTGCAGGCCATCGAGCTGTGGAAAATCGTCGACCGGCCGAACCTGCTGATCAAGATCCCGGCTACCAAGGCCGGTCTGCCCGCGATCACGGCGGTCATCGCCGAGGGCATCTCGGTGAACGTCACCCTGATCTTCTCGGTCCAGCGCCACCGGGAAGTGATGGACGCCTACCTGACCGGCCTGGAGGCCGCCAAGGAAGCGGGCCGCGACCTTTCCAAGATTCATTCGGTGGCATCGTTCTTCGTCTCCAGGGTGGATACCGAAATCGACAAACGCCTCGAGGACATCGGCAATGGTCAGGCGCTGTCCCTGCGCGGCCGGGCCGGGGTGGCCAACGCCCGTCTCGCCTACCAGGCCTACGAGAAGGTTTTCGATCACGGTCACCAGTTCGCCGAGCTCAAGAAGGCCGGCGCACGGGTGCAGCGTCCACTGTGGGCCTCGACCGGAGTCAAGAACCCCGACTACGACGACACGATGTACGTCGTGGACCTGGTGGCTCCACACACCGTCAACACCATGCCCGAGAAGACGCTGGAGGCTGTTGCCGACCACGGTGTGGTCACCGGCAACACCATCCATGGGACCTACGACGGCGCCCACGCGGTCTTCCATGAACTGACCCGCGCCGGGATCGATCTGGATGATGTATTCGAGGTTCTCGAAACCGAAGGCGTCGACAAGTTCGAGGTCGCCTGGAATGAGCTCATCGACGCCACCCAAGCCCAACTCGACGCGGTATCCACCAAGGAGTGAGCGTGGATGACGGTCTTCACACGAAAGGCTCATCCATGACAAACCCGTTGCGAGACAAGCGTGACAAGCGTCTTCCGCGCATCGCGGGACCCTGTTCGCTGGTGATTTTCGGGGTCACCGGCGATCTGGCCCGCAAGAAGTTGATGCCGGCAATCTATGACCTCGCCAACCGCGGCCTGCTACCTCCGTCCTTCGCCTTGGTCGGATTTGCCCGCCGGGACTGGGCCAACGAGGATTTTGGACAGATCGTGCTCGACGCCGTCAAGGAGCACTCGCGCACCCCGTTCCGCCAGCATGTATGGGACCGCCTTGCCGAGGGAATCCGGTTTGTACAGGGCAGTTTCGACGATGACGCGGCCTTCGAGCAGCTTAAGAAGACGCTGCGCACGCTCGATGAAGAACGTGGCACCGGCGGCAATCACGCCTTCTACCTATCGATCCCGCCGAAGGCCTTCCCGGACGTGTGCGAGCAGCTGTCCAAGTCCAGCCTCGCGCAACCGGTGGACGGCGCGTGGCGCCGGGTGGTGATCGAGAAGCCCTTCGGCCACGACCTGCAGAGTGCCCGTGAGCTCAATGCCGTGGTGAACAAGGTATTCCCCGAGGAGTCGGTGTTCCGCATCGACCACTACCTCGGCAAGGAGACGGTGCAGAACATCCTGGCGCTGCGTTTCGCCAATCAGTTGTTTGACCCAATCTGGAACGCCCACTTCGTCGACCATGTCCAGATCACGATGGCCGAGGACATCGGATTGGGCGGCCGTGCAGGGTATTACGACGGCATCGGCGCGGCCCGCGATGTCATCCAGAACCACCTGCTGCAGCTGCTGGCATTCACCGCAATGGAGGAGCCCATCAACTTCTCCCCCGCCGAGCTGCAGGCCGAGAAGATCAAGGTGCTCTCGGCCACCCGGCTCGCCGAGCCGCTTGCCGAGACCACCGCACGCGGCCAATACGGTCCGGGGTGGCAGGGCAGCCAGCAGGTACCCGGCCTGCTGGAGGAGGAGGGCTTCTCCAAGACCTCGGCCACCGAGACATTCGCCGCGATCACCCTGGAGGTCGACAGCCGACGGTGGGCCGGAGTGCCGTTCTACCTACGCACCGGAAAACGCTTGGGCCGCAGAGTTACTGAAATCGCCTTGGTGTTCAAGCGAGCACCGCACCTGCCCTTCGACTCCACGATGACCGAGGAACTAGGCGCCAACGCGCTGGTGATTCGGGTGCAGCCCGACGAAGGCGTCACGCTGCGGTTCGGCTCGAAGGTCCCCGGCAACGCCATGGAGGTACGGGACGTGAATATGGACTTCTCGTACGAGCAGGCGTTCACCGAGGAATCACCGGAGGCCTATGAGCGGTTGATCCTGGATGTGTTGTTGGGAGAACCCTCGCTATTCCCGGTAAACGCCGAAGTCGAATTGTCCTGGCAGATCCTGGATCCGGCGTTGGACTTCTGGGCCTCGGGCGGCAAGCCCGAGACCTACGAGTCCGGGACCTGGGGCCCGCAGTCGGCGTTCGACATGCTGTCCCGTACGGGACGCGATTGGAGGCGGCCGTGATTGTCGATCTGCCCGATACCACCACCAACGACGTCAATAAGAAGCTGGTGGAGCTGCGCGAAACCGGCGGTGCCGTCACGATGGCGCGCGTACTGACCCTGGTTGTCATCACCGATGCCGGCGATGATGTCGAAGAGGTCATCGAGGCC is a window from the Mycobacteroides salmoniphilum genome containing:
- a CDS encoding oxygenase MpaB family protein produces the protein MSVIREWLSLPKVEPAEDYGFFGPESVSWRVWSYPTSLSIGFQRAVVIEELDPGLIAAVDKTHEIYARPRTRYDRTLRYFAMVAFDDSRSTAKAADVLVKIHSKAIGVDPVTGDNYDANNPASQLWIHLTAWHSILLAYEKYGPGRLSDGEEAQFWTECARAAELQTCDPRDIPRTREGVSEYFEMMRPLLLGSDIARQAMRHLLSAEVMLPPMPLVLRPFTKVITWFLRRGTLATMPRWMREMAGLSVAPLLDAAIVPPMSAAFTAISMSKRLQLILLRLISPGTVPIGARVLLSVPPKSPITMTPREAQELYGYEIPSQAHRGLRDKQKARVFGEGQAPSDEGIRESEPILGTVG
- a CDS encoding COX15/CtaA family protein; the encoded protein is MLYRAFLRVVDLLPMPSLRTQRLIAAAVVLTQGGIAVTGAVVRVTASGLGCPTWPQCFPGSFTPVAVAEVPRIHQAVEFGNRMISFLVVITAALAVLAVTRARRRREVLVYAWLMPASTVLQAVIGGITVLTGLLWWTVAIHLLVSMGMVWLATLLYVKIGEPDVVSDFPMVPPPPVPLRRLTALIGVTLAAVLVAGTLVTGAGPHAGDKSVTRVVPRLQIEITTLVHVHGTLLIAYLALLLGLGFGLAAVGVTRPIWARFTVLVALTLAQGFVGVVQFYTGVPAVLVAVHVAGAAACTAATAALWAALTSPALAASVLPQRAQAQAL
- a CDS encoding ATP-grasp domain-containing protein, which translates into the protein MGRPDVRLGRPDIFHPRIVLAGCPQLVSGDGDDAELVAALRVRDLHAQWLSWDDPEAAQADLVILRATWDYPERLDEFLHWAGSVRNVLNPLPVVRWNTDKRYLNDLAAVGIPTVPSTFFAPDEPIVLPDGELVIKPAVAGGSRGAGRFTCPEAARNHAEALQDEGRTLLIQPYDPRVDMHGETALVFLNGEPSHAFIKGALLPPPGAAAEVDKSGLFHAEQLAPVKPSSALWRFGATALAAAATKSGVAMTELLYARVDVIGGVHDDDPRLLELELVEPSLGWRQLETEERDLAQRKFVIGVEDALERLGLGPLGQHRRG
- a CDS encoding quinone oxidoreductase family protein, which codes for MRAIEVPVTGGPDVLTLVEKTDPTPGPGQVLIDVDAVGVNFRDIYLRNGSYPAPLPHIPGSEVSGVVRSVGEGVENLVPGDRVASPVAAWGYAESTTAPADFTAKVPEGLSAEVAASALLQGITAHYLLTSVYPVAAGDTVLVHAGAGGMGLLLTQWASHRGVRVITTVSSEAKEKLSREAGAAEVLPYPDPVDPAEFAARILEMTSGEGVAVAYDGVGKSTFESSLAAIRVRGLIALYGAASGQVPPFDPQRLTAKSAVLTRPTMGHFIRTSEEFTWRAGDVLDLVSRGTLKITVGARYRLDQAAQAHIDLEARRTTGSVVLVP
- a CDS encoding heme o synthase — its product is MRETQGARARGPFLSTILAYVALTKPRVIELLLVTTIPAMLLADRGHVNPLLILNTLLGGIMAAASANTLNCVADADIDKVMKRTARRPLATASVTTRNALIFGIVLGIGAFAWLWWTANLLSGVLAVATIAFYVFIYTLVLKRRTAQNVVWGGAAGCMPVMIGWSAVTDTIQWPALVMFAIIFFWTPPHTWALAMRYKEDYRAAGVPMLPVIATEEKVTKLILIYTWLTVLATLALALAAGIIYAVVAFLAGVWFLAMAHQLYSGVRKGQPIKPLRLFLQSNNYLAVVFCALAVDSVVGWPLLLSNGLLGH
- the tkt gene encoding transketolase, with product MTAIDEIPTDIPTLTRANHPDDWTDLDSRAVDTVRVLAADAVQKVGNGHPGTAMSLAPLAYTLFQRQLRHDPSDTTWIGRDRFVLSCGHSSLTLYLQLYLGGFGLELSDIEALRTWGSLTPGHPEYHHTKGVEITTGPLGQGLASAVGMAMASRYERGLFDPDAAPGTSPFDHFIYVIASDGDIEEGVTSEASSLAGTQQLGNLIVIWDDNEISIEHDTKIALSEDTAARYEAYGWHVQTVVGGENVAGIEEALANARAVTDRPSFIALRTIIGFPAPTKMNTGGVHGSALGADEVAATKKILGFDPDKSFDVAPEVIEHTRALVQRGKQEHAEWDKDFDAWAARDPERKALLDRLLAGALPEGWDTDLPSWEPGSKGVATRAASGDTLSALGATLPELWGGSADLAGSNNTTIKGADSFGPTSIATSDWNAQPYGRTLHFGIREHAMGSILSGIVLHGPTRAYGGTFLQFADYMRPAVRLAALMNIDPIYVWTHDSIGLGEDGPTHQPVEHLAALRAIPNLSVVRPGDANETAYAWATVLERQSSTGPVGLALTRQGVPILEGTSREGVAKGAYVLEAAGDNPADTPDVILIGTGSELQLAVEAKKILAAKGIAASVVSFPCVEWFESQPREYRDSVLPPSVRARVVVEAGIAQGWYKFTGDAGQIVSLEHFGASADDKTLFREFGFTPDAVAAAAERSIAAAQ
- the tal gene encoding transaldolase, producing the protein MTDQNANLAELSEAGVAVWLDDLSRDRLTSGNLAELIATRSIVGVTTNPAIFQAALSKGHAYDAQIAELAERGADVDSAIRTATTDDVRAACDVLAPQYEASEGVDGRVSIEVDPRLAHDTDKTILQAIELWKIVDRPNLLIKIPATKAGLPAITAVIAEGISVNVTLIFSVQRHREVMDAYLTGLEAAKEAGRDLSKIHSVASFFVSRVDTEIDKRLEDIGNGQALSLRGRAGVANARLAYQAYEKVFDHGHQFAELKKAGARVQRPLWASTGVKNPDYDDTMYVVDLVAPHTVNTMPEKTLEAVADHGVVTGNTIHGTYDGAHAVFHELTRAGIDLDDVFEVLETEGVDKFEVAWNELIDATQAQLDAVSTKE
- the zwf gene encoding glucose-6-phosphate dehydrogenase, whose amino-acid sequence is MTNPLRDKRDKRLPRIAGPCSLVIFGVTGDLARKKLMPAIYDLANRGLLPPSFALVGFARRDWANEDFGQIVLDAVKEHSRTPFRQHVWDRLAEGIRFVQGSFDDDAAFEQLKKTLRTLDEERGTGGNHAFYLSIPPKAFPDVCEQLSKSSLAQPVDGAWRRVVIEKPFGHDLQSARELNAVVNKVFPEESVFRIDHYLGKETVQNILALRFANQLFDPIWNAHFVDHVQITMAEDIGLGGRAGYYDGIGAARDVIQNHLLQLLAFTAMEEPINFSPAELQAEKIKVLSATRLAEPLAETTARGQYGPGWQGSQQVPGLLEEEGFSKTSATETFAAITLEVDSRRWAGVPFYLRTGKRLGRRVTEIALVFKRAPHLPFDSTMTEELGANALVIRVQPDEGVTLRFGSKVPGNAMEVRDVNMDFSYEQAFTEESPEAYERLILDVLLGEPSLFPVNAEVELSWQILDPALDFWASGGKPETYESGTWGPQSAFDMLSRTGRDWRRP